One segment of Anaerolineales bacterium DNA contains the following:
- a CDS encoding SIS domain-containing protein has product MSGPGEHTLEEILSQPEAWQAALRVIKAQRSELASLRQPGLHEVVFTGCGSTYYLSLAAAALFQGLTGLTARGLPASEIWLHPSTCLSARKTMLVALSRSGETTETLSACSAFLESGRSDLVTLSCYPKAPLAAMGRFNLVLESGQERSIAQTRAFSTLYLAAVSLAALWADQDRLFSALDRLGDCASRLIRQYRPLAADLGGDETLDRFYWLGSGPRYGLACELSLKMKEMSLSHSEPFHFMEFRHGPKAMVTPTTLLVGLRSSARADSEGAVLEEVQSLGGRCFALGESDADVEFHSGLEDAIATVLCLPIGQLIAYERSVSKGLDPDKPHNLDSVVRLS; this is encoded by the coding sequence ATGAGTGGGCCGGGGGAACACACCTTGGAGGAAATCCTCTCTCAGCCGGAGGCCTGGCAGGCCGCCTTGAGGGTGATCAAGGCGCAGCGCAGTGAGCTGGCCTCCTTGCGCCAGCCGGGCTTGCACGAGGTGGTCTTCACCGGCTGCGGCTCGACCTACTACCTGTCGTTGGCCGCAGCCGCACTCTTCCAGGGCCTCACGGGGCTGACAGCCCGGGGACTGCCTGCCTCCGAAATCTGGCTCCATCCTTCAACTTGCCTTTCCGCACGCAAGACTATGCTCGTGGCGCTGAGCCGGTCTGGAGAGACGACGGAAACCCTCTCGGCCTGCAGCGCTTTTCTGGAGTCGGGTCGAAGTGATCTGGTAACCCTGTCGTGCTACCCCAAGGCGCCCCTGGCCGCCATGGGCCGATTCAATCTCGTTCTGGAATCCGGGCAGGAGCGCTCGATTGCCCAGACGCGCGCCTTCAGCACCCTGTACCTTGCCGCCGTGTCCCTGGCGGCACTCTGGGCGGACCAGGATCGACTGTTCTCGGCGTTGGATCGGCTAGGCGACTGCGCCAGTCGCCTGATCAGGCAGTACCGCCCGCTCGCGGCGGACCTTGGCGGCGACGAGACGTTGGACCGATTCTATTGGCTCGGCAGCGGGCCGCGCTACGGCCTGGCATGCGAGTTGAGCCTGAAGATGAAGGAGATGTCACTCAGCCACAGCGAACCGTTTCACTTCATGGAGTTCCGGCATGGGCCCAAAGCGATGGTCACGCCGACGACGCTGTTGGTCGGACTTCGGTCGTCAGCCCGGGCCGACTCCGAAGGCGCGGTCCTAGAGGAGGTGCAGTCATTGGGTGGAAGGTGCTTTGCGCTCGGTGAGAGCGATGCCGACGTGGAATTCCACTCCGGCTTGGAAGACGCAATCGCCACTGTACTTTGCCTACCGATCGGACAGTTGATCGCCTATGAGCGGTCTGTC